In one Chitinivorax sp. PXF-14 genomic region, the following are encoded:
- a CDS encoding alpha/beta hydrolase has protein sequence MPKTAADLLAPSTVSFNSGGLRCKADFFRPLGAGPFPVIVMAHGLGGTRKMRLQAFAERFSKTGYACLVFDYRHFGDSDGYPRQLLDIGRQLEDWQAAVTHVRSLPSIDPTRIVLWGTSFSGGHVLATAAADKQIAAVISQCPFTDGLSSSLAMSPVTSLKVTTLAVRDRLGALFGAKPVTVPLYARPGETALMNSPDAYSGTLALLPHDHEVPNYVAARFALDIIRYYPGRKAAKIQAPILFCVCDNDTVAPAKAALRHASRAPRHEIKHYADGHFEIYVGEAFERVVRDQLEFLKRTVPTNQQATTTGKL, from the coding sequence ATGCCCAAGACAGCCGCTGATCTCCTGGCGCCGAGCACGGTCAGCTTCAACTCTGGCGGCCTGCGCTGCAAAGCCGATTTCTTTCGTCCACTGGGTGCCGGCCCGTTCCCTGTGATCGTGATGGCTCACGGCCTGGGCGGCACCCGCAAGATGCGCCTGCAGGCCTTTGCCGAGCGATTCTCCAAGACCGGATACGCCTGCCTGGTGTTCGACTACCGTCACTTCGGCGACAGCGACGGTTATCCGCGCCAGTTGCTGGACATCGGCCGCCAGCTTGAGGACTGGCAGGCCGCCGTCACCCATGTTCGCAGCCTGCCCAGCATTGATCCGACGCGCATTGTCCTCTGGGGCACCTCCTTCAGCGGCGGACATGTGCTCGCCACGGCAGCCGCCGACAAGCAGATTGCGGCGGTCATCTCGCAGTGCCCATTCACCGATGGTCTCTCGTCCAGCCTGGCGATGAGCCCCGTCACCTCCTTGAAGGTCACTACGCTGGCCGTACGCGACCGCCTGGGCGCACTGTTCGGCGCCAAACCCGTCACGGTGCCCCTGTACGCACGGCCGGGAGAAACGGCGCTGATGAACTCGCCAGACGCTTACTCTGGGACCCTTGCCCTGCTGCCTCACGACCATGAAGTGCCTAACTATGTGGCTGCCCGCTTCGCCCTGGACATCATTCGCTACTACCCCGGGCGCAAGGCGGCAAAGATTCAGGCCCCCATTCTCTTCTGCGTCTGCGACAACGACACGGTTGCGCCGGCCAAGGCCGCGCTGCGCCACGCCAGCCGTGCGCCGCGCCACGAGATCAAGCACTACGCCGATGGCCACTTCGAGATCTATGTCGGTGAGGCATTCGAGCGCGTCGTCAGGGATCAGCTCGAGTTTCTCAAGCGCACCGTCCCGACCAATCAACAAGCCACTACCACTGGAAAGCTGTGA
- a CDS encoding AraC family transcriptional regulator yields MGKPLHRRVVPATYVQLLYDYLEVRGHLPEAVLEEPWPRLDPDGIGSVDVERWDRMLQRASTHLADPLLGLHVGQTITSPHLGILGAVLLACDNLGAALQRLERYQRLIFDVVPMNLRLGPDWFELIWDSSQYLTGRLVEETGYSVLIQFARNIVREPVTPLLVRFAHPAPDDVHPYEAFFGCPVLFNQPEPGVRCALDLLTMPLRSPDRALIALLEQHADALLARLPQQAEIVEQLRKTISDALREGEPDLKKISAKLSCSSRTLQRRLLEAGSSFRGELNLVRHELAASYLRDPRLQIVDIALLLGYSEHSAFTRAFREWTGETPQEARQRLQP; encoded by the coding sequence ATGGGCAAGCCCTTGCATCGGCGCGTTGTGCCCGCGACTTACGTGCAACTACTCTACGACTACCTGGAGGTGCGCGGGCATTTGCCCGAGGCGGTGCTGGAGGAGCCGTGGCCAAGGCTGGATCCGGATGGTATCGGCAGCGTCGACGTCGAACGCTGGGACCGGATGCTGCAGCGCGCGTCAACCCATCTGGCGGACCCGCTGCTGGGGCTCCACGTCGGGCAGACGATCACTTCCCCGCATCTCGGTATCCTGGGGGCGGTGCTACTGGCTTGCGACAACCTGGGGGCTGCCCTGCAGCGCCTGGAGCGATATCAGCGGCTGATCTTCGACGTGGTGCCCATGAACCTGCGGCTTGGGCCGGATTGGTTCGAGCTGATCTGGGATAGCAGCCAATACCTGACCGGCCGCCTGGTCGAGGAGACGGGGTACTCTGTATTGATCCAGTTCGCCCGAAACATCGTCCGGGAGCCTGTAACGCCACTCCTGGTGCGCTTCGCCCACCCGGCTCCCGACGACGTGCACCCCTACGAGGCGTTTTTCGGTTGCCCGGTATTGTTCAATCAGCCTGAGCCAGGTGTGCGCTGCGCCCTGGATCTGCTGACCATGCCGCTGCGGAGCCCCGATCGAGCGCTCATCGCGCTACTGGAGCAGCATGCCGACGCGCTTCTGGCGCGTTTACCTCAACAGGCTGAAATCGTCGAACAGTTGCGCAAAACCATCTCGGATGCGTTGCGAGAAGGCGAGCCCGACCTCAAAAAAATCAGCGCAAAGCTGTCCTGCTCATCCCGGACCTTGCAGCGCCGCTTGCTGGAGGCCGGCTCCAGCTTTCGAGGGGAACTGAATCTGGTACGCCACGAGCTTGCCGCCTCCTACCTGCGTGATCCGCGCCTGCAGATCGTGGATATCGCCCTGCTGCTCGGATATTCGGAGCACAGCGCTTTCACCCGGGCATTCCGCGAGTGGACGGGGGAAACGCCGCAGGAGGCGCGGCAACGCTTGCAACCGTGA
- the glmS gene encoding glutamine--fructose-6-phosphate transaminase (isomerizing) — protein sequence MCGIVGAIAQRNVVPVLVEGLKRLEYRGYDSAGVAVLDGDIKRVRRVGRVAEMENAAAAVGLHGQLGIGHTRWATHGGVTEPNAHPHVSGELIAVVHNGIIENHDEKRASLKALGYVFESQTDTEVIAHLVHYHYLQSRDLFAAVRAAAKELVGAYAIAVLAKDQPDVMACARMGCPLLIGLGEGENFIASDVSAIISATRRVIFLEEGDVAALRRDQVTILDKSGQPAERKVHVSDVSLASLELGPYSHFMQKEIHEQPKALSDTIEPVLELGFSSKLFGDQAESILSKVEGVLILACGTSYYAGSVARYWIESIARIPCQVEIASEYRYRDAVANPNWLVVTISQSGETLDTMEALKYAKSLGHDKTLSICNVRESAIPRASELVFYTRAGAEIGVASTKAFTTQLVALFALTGTLAKLRGHLDAEREVAYLDDLRRLPGSVQHALNLEPQIAGWSERFSPKEHALFLGRGPHYPIALEGALKLKEISYIHAEAYPAGELKHGPLALVDDNMPVVVIAPNDALLEKVKSNMQEVRARGGELFVFADLDSHFAESEGVHVIRTPRHAGVLSPIVHSIPVQLLAYHAALQRGTDVDKPRNLAKSVTVE from the coding sequence ATGTGTGGCATCGTCGGGGCTATTGCCCAACGCAATGTAGTGCCGGTACTGGTGGAGGGCCTCAAGCGCCTGGAGTACCGCGGTTATGACTCGGCCGGCGTCGCCGTGCTGGATGGCGACATCAAGCGGGTACGCCGGGTGGGCCGGGTGGCCGAGATGGAGAATGCCGCCGCCGCAGTCGGCCTGCATGGCCAGCTTGGCATCGGCCACACGCGCTGGGCCACTCATGGCGGCGTGACTGAGCCGAACGCTCACCCGCATGTATCCGGCGAACTGATCGCGGTGGTGCACAACGGTATCATCGAGAACCACGACGAAAAGCGCGCGTCGCTGAAGGCACTCGGCTATGTGTTCGAATCGCAGACCGATACCGAGGTCATCGCTCACCTGGTGCATTACCACTATCTGCAGAGCCGCGATCTGTTCGCAGCCGTGCGCGCTGCTGCCAAGGAACTGGTCGGTGCCTACGCGATCGCCGTGCTGGCGAAGGATCAGCCCGATGTGATGGCGTGCGCGCGCATGGGCTGCCCCTTGCTGATCGGCTTGGGTGAGGGTGAAAATTTCATCGCCTCCGATGTCTCCGCCATCATTTCGGCGACGCGGCGTGTGATTTTCCTGGAAGAGGGTGATGTCGCCGCGCTGCGTCGTGATCAGGTGACGATCCTGGACAAGTCTGGCCAGCCCGCCGAGCGCAAGGTCCATGTCAGCGACGTGTCGCTCGCTTCGCTCGAACTCGGCCCCTATAGCCACTTCATGCAGAAGGAAATCCACGAGCAACCCAAGGCGCTGTCCGACACCATCGAGCCGGTGCTGGAGCTGGGTTTCTCGTCGAAGTTGTTCGGCGACCAGGCAGAGTCCATCCTGTCTAAAGTCGAGGGTGTACTGATCCTCGCCTGCGGCACCAGCTACTATGCGGGGTCGGTTGCGCGTTACTGGATCGAGTCGATCGCCCGCATTCCTTGCCAGGTCGAGATCGCCAGCGAATACCGTTACCGCGATGCTGTCGCCAATCCAAACTGGCTCGTCGTCACCATCTCGCAGTCGGGCGAGACGCTCGACACGATGGAGGCGCTCAAATACGCCAAGTCGCTTGGCCACGACAAGACGCTGTCGATCTGCAATGTACGCGAAAGCGCCATACCGCGTGCCTCCGAGCTGGTGTTCTATACACGGGCGGGCGCCGAGATCGGGGTGGCATCGACCAAGGCCTTTACCACCCAGCTGGTCGCACTGTTTGCCTTGACTGGCACGCTCGCCAAGCTGCGTGGCCACCTCGATGCCGAGCGTGAAGTTGCTTACCTTGACGACTTGCGCCGCTTGCCGGGCAGCGTGCAGCATGCGCTCAACCTCGAACCGCAGATCGCTGGCTGGTCAGAACGCTTCAGCCCCAAGGAGCACGCGCTGTTCCTCGGCCGCGGCCCGCATTATCCGATCGCGCTCGAAGGCGCACTTAAGCTCAAGGAAATCTCCTACATCCATGCCGAGGCCTACCCGGCGGGCGAGCTCAAGCATGGCCCGCTCGCGCTGGTCGACGACAATATGCCAGTCGTGGTGATCGCGCCGAACGACGCCTTGCTCGAAAAGGTGAAGTCGAACATGCAGGAAGTCCGCGCGCGTGGCGGCGAGTTGTTTGTCTTTGCTGATCTGGACAGCCACTTCGCCGAATCCGAAGGGGTACACGTCATTCGCACTCCGCGGCACGCCGGGGTACTGAGCCCGATCGTACATTCGATCCCGGTACAGTTGCTGGCTTACCATGCCGCATTGCAGCGCGGCACCGATGTGGATAAACCACGGAACCTGGCAAAATCGGTGACGGTGGAGTGA
- the glmU gene encoding bifunctional UDP-N-acetylglucosamine diphosphorylase/glucosamine-1-phosphate N-acetyltransferase GlmU has translation MNNLSCVILAAGKGKRMYSDLPKVLHPIAGRPMLRHVVDTACSFSPSQLVIVYGHGGELVRQSLSDVACEWALQEQQLGTGHAVQMALPFLPDNGATLVLYGDVPLIGLDTLQAMVEAGQGGKLVLLTDIIDDAAGYGRIVRDGEGRVIRIVEEKDATEAERHIREINTGIMLLPNQHVRQWLGSLSNQNAQGEYYLTDVVGMAVTDGVEIATANPRQSWETFGVNSRVQQAELERIYQLEQARKLLEQGVTLLDPARLDVRGSLSCGRDVVIDISCVVEGRVVLGDGVKIGPNCVLRDAEIAAGTEIAAFSHIDGAIVGVGGKIGPYARLRPGAELAGEVHIGNFVEIKKTRIGQGSKVNHLSYVGDASIGAGVNVGAGTITCNYDGVNKHLTVVEDGAFIGSGTMLVAPVTVARGATVGAGSTITRHVPEAQLTVARARQTTIPAWKRPEKKD, from the coding sequence ATGAACAATCTATCCTGTGTGATTCTCGCTGCCGGCAAAGGCAAGCGTATGTACTCCGATCTACCCAAGGTGCTGCATCCGATCGCCGGGCGACCCATGCTGCGCCATGTCGTTGATACCGCCTGCTCGTTCAGCCCGTCTCAACTGGTCATCGTGTACGGCCATGGTGGCGAGCTGGTACGGCAGTCGCTCAGTGACGTGGCATGTGAATGGGCGCTGCAGGAGCAGCAACTGGGAACGGGCCATGCCGTACAGATGGCCCTGCCGTTTCTACCCGACAATGGTGCAACCCTGGTGCTGTACGGCGACGTGCCGCTGATTGGCCTGGATACGCTGCAGGCGATGGTGGAGGCGGGACAGGGTGGTAAGCTCGTGCTGCTGACCGACATCATTGACGACGCCGCGGGCTATGGGCGTATCGTCAGGGATGGCGAGGGTCGCGTAATCCGCATCGTTGAGGAAAAGGACGCGACCGAAGCCGAGCGCCACATCCGCGAGATCAATACGGGCATCATGTTGCTGCCGAACCAGCACGTGCGCCAATGGCTGGGCAGTCTGTCCAACCAGAATGCGCAAGGCGAGTACTATCTGACCGATGTGGTCGGCATGGCCGTCACGGATGGTGTCGAGATCGCAACCGCCAATCCGCGGCAGAGCTGGGAAACCTTCGGCGTCAACAGCCGGGTGCAGCAGGCCGAGCTGGAGCGCATCTATCAGCTGGAACAGGCGCGCAAGCTGCTCGAACAAGGCGTGACCCTACTTGACCCGGCCCGGCTGGATGTGAGAGGCAGCCTCAGTTGCGGGCGTGACGTGGTGATCGATATCAGCTGCGTCGTTGAGGGCCGGGTGGTGCTTGGTGACGGCGTGAAGATCGGCCCCAATTGCGTGCTGCGTGACGCCGAGATTGCCGCCGGTACGGAAATCGCCGCCTTCTCGCATATTGATGGTGCCATTGTCGGTGTGGGCGGTAAGATCGGGCCCTATGCGCGCCTGAGGCCGGGGGCGGAACTGGCGGGTGAGGTGCACATCGGTAATTTCGTCGAGATCAAGAAAACCCGGATTGGCCAGGGATCCAAGGTCAATCACCTGAGTTATGTCGGCGATGCGTCGATCGGCGCTGGCGTCAACGTCGGTGCTGGCACTATCACCTGCAATTATGATGGTGTGAACAAGCACCTGACGGTAGTCGAGGATGGTGCCTTCATCGGCTCTGGCACCATGCTGGTAGCGCCGGTGACGGTTGCCCGCGGGGCAACGGTTGGTGCAGGCTCGACCATCACCCGCCATGTACCGGAAGCTCAGCTGACCGTGGCGCGCGCCCGGCAGACGACGATCCCGGCGTGGAAGCGCCCGGAAAAGAAAGACTAG
- a CDS encoding F0F1 ATP synthase subunit epsilon: protein MAMTMHVDVVSGEESIYSGVAEFLVAPADGGEIGVYPRHAPLLAMIKPGPVRIVPANGGGEDVFVFVSGGMIEVQPHVVTILADTAIRGADLDEAKALEAKKRAEEVIEKRAADLDLAKAQAELAEAVAQLAVIQKLRKRGH from the coding sequence ATGGCAATGACCATGCATGTAGACGTAGTAAGCGGCGAAGAGTCGATCTACTCCGGTGTGGCTGAATTTCTGGTCGCACCGGCAGACGGCGGCGAAATCGGCGTCTACCCGCGTCACGCGCCGCTCCTGGCGATGATCAAGCCTGGCCCGGTACGCATCGTACCGGCCAACGGCGGTGGCGAAGACGTTTTCGTCTTCGTTTCCGGCGGCATGATCGAAGTCCAGCCTCATGTGGTGACCATCCTGGCCGATACCGCGATTCGCGGTGCCGACCTGGACGAAGCCAAGGCGCTGGAAGCCAAGAAGCGTGCGGAAGAAGTGATCGAGAAGCGTGCAGCGGACCTCGATCTGGCAAAGGCTCAGGCCGAGCTGGCCGAAGCCGTGGCGCAACTCGCGGTGATCCAGAAGTTGCGCAAGCGGGGCCACTGA
- the atpD gene encoding F0F1 ATP synthase subunit beta, whose amino-acid sequence MSQGKIVQIIGAVVDVEFPRDTMPKVYDALKLADGDLTLEVQQQLGDGVVRTIAMGSTDGVRRGTAVNNTGAPISVPVGKATLGRIMDVLGNPVDEAGPVDSENKWAIHRKAPAFDELSSATELLETGIKVIDLLCPFAKGGKVGLFGGAGVGKTVNMMELINNIAKAHSGLSVFAGVGERTREGNDFYHEMKDSNVLDKVAMVYGQMNEPPGNRLRVALTGLTMAEYFRDEKDASGKGRDILFFVDNIYRYTLAGTEVSALLGRMPSAVGYQPTLAEEMGRLQERITSTKTGSITSIQAVYVPADDLTDPSPATTFAHLDATVVLSRDIAALGIYPAVDPLDSTSRQLDPQVVGDEHYSVARGVQQTLQRYKELRDIIAILGMDELSPEDKQAVARARKIQRFLSQPFHVAEVFTGSPGKYVPLKETIKGFKGIINGDYDHLPEQAFYMVGTIDEAIEKAKSLQ is encoded by the coding sequence ATGAGCCAAGGTAAAATCGTTCAGATCATCGGCGCGGTCGTCGACGTGGAATTCCCCCGCGACACGATGCCGAAGGTTTATGACGCGCTGAAGTTGGCCGACGGCGATCTGACGCTGGAAGTACAGCAACAGCTCGGCGACGGCGTGGTCCGTACCATTGCAATGGGCTCGACCGACGGCGTTCGCCGCGGTACAGCCGTCAACAACACCGGCGCACCGATCTCGGTACCGGTTGGCAAGGCTACGCTGGGCCGTATCATGGACGTACTGGGTAACCCGGTTGATGAAGCCGGCCCGGTCGACAGTGAAAACAAGTGGGCGATCCACCGCAAGGCACCGGCATTCGACGAACTGTCGTCGGCGACCGAGCTGCTGGAAACCGGCATCAAGGTTATCGACTTGCTGTGCCCGTTCGCCAAGGGCGGTAAGGTCGGCCTGTTCGGTGGTGCCGGTGTGGGCAAGACCGTTAACATGATGGAACTCATCAACAACATCGCGAAGGCGCACAGTGGTCTGTCCGTATTCGCCGGTGTAGGTGAGCGTACCCGTGAAGGTAACGACTTCTACCACGAAATGAAGGACTCGAACGTTCTGGACAAGGTCGCGATGGTTTACGGCCAGATGAACGAGCCGCCGGGCAACCGTCTGCGCGTTGCGCTGACCGGTCTGACCATGGCCGAGTACTTCCGTGACGAGAAGGATGCTTCCGGCAAGGGCCGCGACATTCTGTTCTTTGTCGACAACATCTACCGCTACACGCTGGCCGGTACCGAAGTATCCGCGCTGCTGGGCCGTATGCCGTCCGCGGTAGGTTACCAGCCGACGCTGGCCGAAGAAATGGGCCGTCTGCAGGAGCGTATTACCTCGACCAAGACCGGTTCGATTACTTCGATCCAGGCCGTATACGTACCTGCGGATGACTTGACCGACCCGTCGCCTGCTACGACGTTTGCCCACTTGGATGCAACCGTGGTTCTGTCGCGTGACATCGCTGCGCTGGGTATCTACCCGGCAGTTGACCCGCTCGACTCGACCTCGCGCCAGCTCGATCCGCAAGTCGTTGGCGACGAGCACTACTCGGTTGCCCGCGGTGTTCAGCAAACGCTGCAACGCTACAAGGAACTGCGCGACATCATCGCGATTCTGGGTATGGACGAATTGTCGCCGGAAGACAAGCAAGCCGTTGCGCGTGCTCGTAAGATCCAGCGTTTCCTGTCGCAGCCTTTCCACGTTGCAGAAGTATTTACCGGCTCGCCCGGCAAGTACGTTCCGCTCAAGGAAACCATCAAGGGCTTCAAGGGCATCATCAACGGCGACTACGACCACCTGCCGGAACAGGCGTTCTACATGGTCGGCACCATTGACGAAGCAATCGAAAAAGCCAAGTCGCTGCAATAA